A window from Flavobacterium sp. 83 encodes these proteins:
- a CDS encoding NUDIX domain-containing protein, whose product MLKKVLDNRENYQPGLSIDCVIFGFHDNQLKVLLIKTKYNDKWGLPGGFVPIDEDIDQAAITVLHGRTGLEGIFLRQFSTFGAVKRNDKHFNTRVLNFFEIPIEEGKWYASRFITVGYYALVDFLKTVPQPDGNNEIVEWVDHYAVQDLILDHKEILDKALETLRMELNLMPVGYNLLPEKFTIPELQKLYETILGRKLDRRNFLRKITSIGILTKLDEKKGNVAHKAPNLYSFDQDKYNEVVRNGLHQGW is encoded by the coding sequence ATGTTAAAAAAAGTTTTAGATAACAGGGAAAATTATCAACCAGGTTTGTCGATAGATTGTGTGATTTTTGGGTTTCATGATAATCAGCTTAAGGTATTATTGATAAAAACAAAATACAATGACAAATGGGGTTTGCCAGGTGGTTTTGTGCCTATTGATGAAGATATCGATCAAGCGGCAATTACTGTTTTACATGGCAGAACTGGATTAGAAGGGATTTTCTTGAGGCAATTTTCTACTTTTGGAGCTGTCAAAAGAAATGACAAACATTTCAATACCCGAGTTTTAAATTTTTTCGAGATTCCGATAGAAGAAGGAAAATGGTATGCCAGTCGCTTTATTACAGTTGGATATTATGCTTTGGTAGATTTTTTAAAGACAGTTCCGCAGCCAGATGGGAATAATGAAATTGTGGAATGGGTTGATCATTATGCCGTCCAAGATTTAATTTTGGATCATAAAGAAATTTTGGATAAGGCATTAGAGACTTTACGAATGGAATTGAATCTAATGCCAGTAGGTTATAATTTGCTTCCCGAAAAATTTACGATACCTGAATTGCAAAAATTATATGAAACTATATTGGGCAGAAAGCTAGATCGAAGAAATTTTCTTCGCAAAATAACTTCTATAGGGATACTCACAAAACTAGATGAAAAAAAGGGTAATGTTGCTCATAAAGCTCCAAATTTATATAGCTTCGACCAAGACAAATACAATGAAGTTGTAAGAAATGGCTTGCATCAAGGTTGGTAA